One Nocardioides luti DNA window includes the following coding sequences:
- a CDS encoding alpha/beta fold hydrolase: MLVSERIGQFFLESDSGRDRLEYTEYGAGDAWVVLLHGQLMPRRMQQPLARALAAEGLHVVTLDLLGHGRSDRPADPLVYSMTAWAEQVVALLDHLGAPEAVVGGTSLGANVSLEVAVLAPERIRGLVVEMPVLNNAIEAGIIAFAPLMFAARFLPFTVNGLRVLTRPIPRGLVPFWVGIGLDTCNQRADSVAAVVHGLFFGRVAPSSKERRRIQAPALVVGHPADPIHPAADAAMLAEEMPNATFVRARSILEWRIAPERLNRATAEFALTCWKTPRRSRRAGRA, from the coding sequence ATGCTGGTCTCCGAGCGCATTGGACAGTTCTTCCTCGAGAGCGACTCCGGCCGCGACCGACTCGAGTACACCGAGTACGGCGCCGGCGACGCCTGGGTCGTGCTCCTGCACGGCCAGCTCATGCCGCGCCGCATGCAGCAGCCGCTCGCCCGGGCGCTGGCCGCCGAGGGACTGCACGTCGTCACGCTGGACCTGCTCGGGCACGGTCGTTCGGATCGGCCGGCCGACCCGCTCGTCTACTCGATGACCGCCTGGGCCGAGCAGGTCGTCGCCCTCCTCGACCATCTCGGCGCCCCCGAGGCGGTCGTCGGCGGCACCTCGCTGGGTGCCAACGTCTCGCTCGAGGTCGCGGTGCTCGCGCCCGAGCGGATCCGCGGCCTGGTCGTCGAGATGCCGGTGCTCAACAACGCGATCGAGGCGGGGATCATCGCGTTCGCGCCGCTGATGTTCGCGGCCCGCTTCCTGCCCTTCACCGTCAACGGCCTGCGGGTGCTGACCCGCCCGATCCCGCGCGGCCTGGTGCCGTTCTGGGTCGGGATCGGCCTCGACACGTGCAACCAGCGGGCCGACTCGGTCGCCGCCGTCGTGCACGGGCTCTTCTTCGGCCGGGTGGCGCCGTCCTCGAAGGAGCGCCGCCGGATCCAGGCGCCGGCGCTGGTCGTCGGCCACCCCGCCGACCCGATCCACCCGGCGGCGGACGCCGCCATGCTGGCCGAGGAGATGCCGAACGCGACCTTCGTCCGCGCCCGCAGCATCCTCGAGTGGCGGATCGCACCGGAGCGGCTGAACCGCGCGACCGCCGAGTTCGCGCTCACCTGCTGGAAGACGCCGCGTCGTTCGCGGCGGGCGGGTCGCGCCTGA
- a CDS encoding GNAT family N-acetyltransferase, whose translation MRLADIETYYDTVPRAAATVEEVGPFTLFVADPATGWQFYARPRLGGTADLTDDDVRRVLDQQRERGLPPALEWVDEVTPSLLPAVRVVLAESGQEDRLELCPLLALPPGTALTTGPGRTRVLTADDPDLPATVSAVSAGFGERDELRPHDVGRRPELIRAGLLAVVAAYDASGRVVGGGATAPRGTTTELTGIGVVPSARRRGLGSAVTTTLVDAARATGVDLAFLSAGSDAAARVYERLGFERVGTACILATGS comes from the coding sequence ATGAGACTCGCCGACATCGAGACCTACTACGACACGGTGCCGCGCGCCGCGGCGACGGTCGAGGAGGTCGGGCCCTTCACGCTGTTCGTCGCCGACCCCGCCACGGGGTGGCAGTTCTACGCCCGGCCGCGGCTCGGCGGCACCGCCGACCTCACAGACGACGACGTACGCCGGGTGCTGGACCAGCAGCGCGAGCGCGGCCTGCCGCCGGCGCTCGAGTGGGTCGACGAGGTCACGCCGTCGCTGCTGCCGGCCGTCCGGGTGGTGCTCGCGGAGTCCGGCCAGGAGGACCGCCTCGAGCTGTGCCCGCTGCTGGCGCTGCCGCCCGGCACCGCGCTGACCACCGGTCCTGGCCGGACCCGGGTCCTGACCGCCGACGACCCGGACCTCCCGGCCACGGTCTCCGCCGTGAGCGCGGGCTTCGGGGAGCGCGACGAGCTCCGCCCGCACGACGTCGGCCGGCGCCCGGAGCTCATCCGGGCGGGGCTGCTGGCCGTCGTGGCGGCGTACGACGCGAGCGGCCGGGTCGTGGGCGGGGGCGCCACCGCGCCGCGCGGCACGACGACCGAGCTGACCGGCATCGGTGTCGTCCCGTCCGCGCGCCGCCGGGGCCTCGGCTCGGCCGTCACCACGACGCTCGTGGACGCGGCCCGGGCCACCGGCGTCGACCTGGCGTTCCTCTCGGCCGGCTCGGACGCCGCGGCCCGGGTCTACGAGCGCCTCGGCTTCGAGCGCGTGGGCACCGCCTGCATCCTCGCGACGGGCTCCTGA
- a CDS encoding Fur family transcriptional regulator: MTSTDGPTATPPLRPTRQRIAVADALSSFADFRSAQEIHDLLGRRGETVGLATVYRTLQRLAEAGEVDMLRTEDGEAIYRRCSDTHHHHLVCRACGATVEVEGPTVERWTRAIAGEHGFSDVSHTLEIFGTCPACG, encoded by the coding sequence ATGACGAGCACTGACGGCCCGACGGCCACCCCGCCGCTGCGCCCGACCCGCCAGCGGATCGCGGTCGCGGACGCCCTCTCGTCCTTCGCGGACTTCCGCTCGGCGCAGGAGATCCACGACCTGCTCGGCCGCCGCGGCGAGACGGTCGGGCTGGCCACGGTCTACCGCACGCTGCAGCGGCTGGCCGAGGCCGGCGAGGTCGACATGCTGCGCACCGAGGACGGCGAGGCGATCTACCGCCGCTGCTCCGACACGCACCACCACCACCTGGTCTGCCGCGCGTGCGGCGCCACCGTGGAGGTCGAGGGACCGACCGTGGAGCGCTGGACCCGCGCGATCGCCGGCGAGCACGGCTTCTCCGACGTGAGCCACACGCTGGAGATCTTCGGGACCTGCCCCGCCTGCGGCTGA
- a CDS encoding ATP-binding cassette domain-containing protein, which yields MTTTPGTSPSAPGDAVPVHLVGGAVAIGGRPVLRGIDLAVRSGEFVALMGANGSGKSTLVRALTGLRPLAVGELELFGTPFADFHAWHRVGFVPQRTSATSGVPASVWEVVASGRLTRRRLLRPLSRADRSAIDEALRVVGLQDRARDGVSQLSGGQQQRALIARALAGEPDLFFLDEPTAGVDLPNQHALADALRQLKERGATIVLVAHELGPLAPLVDRAVVMRDGRVAYDGPPLADHEVHSPDFGEAHTHHHHHPPERHDHAPHVGSPLDPPVRREAGA from the coding sequence GTGACCACCACCCCCGGCACCTCCCCGAGCGCGCCCGGCGACGCGGTGCCCGTGCACCTGGTCGGCGGCGCCGTCGCCATCGGCGGGCGTCCCGTGCTGCGCGGCATCGACTTGGCCGTCCGCTCCGGCGAGTTCGTGGCGCTGATGGGCGCCAACGGCTCCGGCAAGTCCACGCTGGTCCGCGCCCTCACCGGCCTGCGGCCGCTCGCGGTCGGCGAGCTCGAGCTCTTCGGCACGCCCTTCGCCGACTTCCACGCCTGGCACCGGGTCGGCTTCGTGCCCCAGCGCACCAGCGCCACCTCGGGCGTCCCCGCCTCGGTGTGGGAGGTGGTCGCGTCCGGCCGCCTGACCCGGCGCCGGCTGCTGCGCCCCCTCTCCCGCGCGGACCGGAGCGCGATCGACGAGGCGCTCCGCGTGGTCGGTCTCCAGGACCGGGCCCGCGACGGCGTCTCCCAGCTCTCCGGCGGCCAGCAGCAGCGCGCCCTGATCGCCCGGGCGCTGGCCGGCGAGCCCGACCTGTTCTTCCTCGACGAGCCGACCGCGGGCGTGGACCTGCCCAACCAGCACGCGCTGGCCGACGCGCTGCGCCAGCTCAAGGAGCGCGGCGCCACGATCGTGCTCGTCGCCCACGAGCTCGGGCCGCTGGCCCCCCTCGTCGACCGGGCCGTGGTGATGCGCGACGGGCGCGTGGCGTACGACGGTCCTCCGCTGGCCGACCACGAGGTGCACTCGCCCGACTTCGGCGAGGCGCACACGCACCACCACCACCATCCCCCGGAGCGGCACGACCACGCCCCGCACGTCGGCTCCCCGCTCGATCCCCCGGTCCGACGAGAGGCCGGTGCCTGA
- the recO gene encoding DNA repair protein RecO — MPLYRDEAIVLRTHKLGEADRIITLLTRQHGLVRAVAKGVRRTSSKFGSRLEPFTHVDLQLAEGRNLDIITQAETLSPFSSGLGADYERYTAGTVMLETADRLVAEEREPSVQQFLLLVGGLRAMASGERAPGQVLDSYLLRSLAVAGYAPSFDHCARCGTLPSEGNRHRWFNPSMGGILCATCRVPGSASPAPDTVAVLGALLAGDWPVVEATDARSLKEASTLVSAYLAWHLERALRSMAYVER; from the coding sequence GTGCCTCTCTACCGCGACGAGGCGATCGTGCTGCGCACCCACAAGCTGGGGGAGGCCGACCGCATCATCACCCTGCTGACCCGTCAGCACGGGCTGGTGCGCGCGGTCGCGAAGGGCGTGCGGCGTACGTCGTCGAAATTCGGCTCCCGGCTCGAGCCGTTCACCCACGTGGACCTGCAGCTCGCCGAGGGGCGCAACCTCGACATCATCACCCAGGCCGAGACGCTGTCGCCGTTCTCGTCGGGCCTCGGCGCGGACTACGAGCGCTACACCGCCGGCACCGTGATGCTGGAGACCGCCGACCGGCTGGTCGCCGAGGAGCGCGAGCCGTCGGTCCAGCAGTTCCTGCTGCTCGTCGGCGGGCTGCGCGCGATGGCCTCGGGGGAGCGGGCGCCCGGCCAGGTCCTCGACTCCTACCTGCTGCGCTCGCTCGCGGTCGCCGGCTACGCGCCGTCGTTCGACCACTGCGCCCGCTGCGGGACGCTGCCCTCGGAGGGGAACCGGCACCGCTGGTTCAACCCGTCCATGGGCGGCATCCTCTGCGCCACCTGCCGGGTCCCCGGCTCGGCCAGCCCCGCCCCCGACACCGTGGCCGTCCTCGGGGCCCTGCTCGCCGGCGACTGGCCGGTCGTCGAGGCGACCGACGCCCGCAGCCTCAAGGAGGCCAGCACCCTGGTCTCGGCGTACCTCGCCTGGCACCTCGAGCGCGCCCTGCGCTCGATGGCCTACGTCGAGCGCTGA
- a CDS encoding metal ABC transporter permease, with the protein MDVFTLPFMERALLAALFTGLAAPAIGTYLVQRRLALMGDGIGHVAVTGVALGLLTGTSPTWTAVVVAVLGAILIEVIRERGHTNGDVALALLFYGGLAGGVLVTGLAGQSASRLQQYLFGAITTISSTDVVVTMVLAAVVIGTAVGLSPQLFAVAQDQEFARVAGLNVRAYNLLVAVLAAVTVTVAMRTVGLLLVSALMVVPVATSQQLARSFRTTLVSAMLLGTLASVGGLSIAAVVPAGVSVSPGPTIVLLSLAGFVVTWPLGVWLRHRQRLHAPFPAHHDVADPDAHLETDPHPHEHGSACGHVAVPHGDHVDYVHDGHRHAPHGKHYDEH; encoded by the coding sequence ATGGACGTCTTCACCCTCCCCTTCATGGAGCGGGCCCTGCTCGCCGCCCTCTTCACGGGGCTCGCGGCCCCGGCGATCGGCACCTACCTGGTCCAGCGACGCCTCGCCCTGATGGGCGACGGCATCGGCCACGTGGCCGTGACCGGGGTGGCGCTCGGGCTGCTGACCGGCACGTCGCCCACGTGGACGGCCGTCGTCGTCGCGGTGCTCGGCGCGATCCTGATCGAGGTGATCCGCGAGCGCGGCCACACGAACGGCGACGTCGCCCTCGCGCTGCTCTTCTACGGGGGCCTCGCCGGCGGCGTGCTGGTCACCGGGCTGGCCGGGCAGAGCGCCTCGCGGCTGCAGCAGTACCTCTTCGGCGCCATCACCACGATCTCCTCCACCGACGTGGTCGTGACGATGGTGCTGGCCGCCGTGGTCATCGGCACGGCGGTCGGGCTGTCGCCGCAGCTGTTCGCCGTGGCCCAGGACCAGGAGTTCGCCCGGGTCGCCGGGCTCAACGTGCGGGCCTACAACCTGCTCGTGGCCGTGCTCGCCGCCGTCACGGTCACCGTCGCGATGCGCACGGTCGGGCTGCTGCTCGTCTCGGCCCTGATGGTCGTGCCGGTGGCGACCTCCCAGCAGCTCGCGCGCTCGTTCCGCACCACGCTGGTCTCCGCCATGCTGCTCGGCACCCTGGCCTCCGTCGGCGGCCTGTCCATCGCCGCCGTGGTGCCCGCCGGCGTCTCGGTGTCCCCCGGCCCCACGATCGTGCTGCTCTCGCTGGCGGGCTTCGTGGTCACCTGGCCGCTCGGTGTCTGGCTGCGGCACCGCCAGCGCCTGCACGCGCCGTTCCCCGCCCACCACGACGTCGCGGACCCGGACGCCCACCTCGAGACCGACCCGCACCCGCACGAGCACGGCTCGGCCTGCGGCCACGTGGCCGTCCCGCACGGGGACCACGTGGACTACGTCCACGACGGACACCGCCACGCACCCCACGGGAAGCACTATGACGAGCACTGA
- a CDS encoding isoprenyl transferase, which yields MKRSVRRPTPHPSGATPPAVPKDLVPKHVAVVMDGNGRWAKDRGLPRTKGHEAGESSLFDVVEGGIEIGVKAISAYAFSTENWSRSPDEVKFLMGFNRDVIRRRRDEMHELGVRVRWAGRAPRLWKSVIRELQVAEELTKDNDVLTLTMCVNYGGRAELADTARSIAREVAAGRLNPEKIDEKTFARHLYVPEQSDADLVWRTSGEQRLSNFMLWQAAYSEFVYSDVLWPDVDRRHLWAAIETYAQRDRRYGGAVPNQTPADPLAEPRS from the coding sequence GTGAAGCGCTCCGTCCGCCGCCCGACCCCGCACCCGTCCGGCGCGACCCCGCCCGCCGTGCCGAAGGACCTCGTCCCGAAGCACGTCGCGGTCGTCATGGACGGCAACGGCCGCTGGGCCAAGGACCGCGGGCTGCCCCGCACCAAGGGCCACGAGGCGGGGGAGAGCTCGCTCTTCGACGTGGTCGAGGGCGGGATCGAGATCGGGGTGAAGGCGATCTCGGCCTACGCCTTCTCGACCGAGAACTGGTCGCGCTCGCCCGACGAGGTGAAGTTCCTCATGGGCTTCAACCGCGACGTGATCCGCCGCCGCCGCGACGAGATGCACGAGCTCGGGGTGCGGGTCCGGTGGGCCGGCCGGGCGCCGCGGCTGTGGAAGTCGGTCATCCGGGAGCTCCAGGTGGCCGAGGAGCTGACGAAGGACAACGACGTCCTCACGCTCACGATGTGCGTCAACTACGGCGGGCGCGCCGAGCTGGCCGACACCGCCCGCTCGATCGCCCGCGAGGTCGCCGCCGGCCGGCTGAACCCCGAGAAGATCGACGAGAAGACCTTCGCGCGGCACCTCTACGTCCCCGAGCAGTCCGACGCCGACCTGGTCTGGCGGACCTCGGGGGAGCAGCGGCTGTCCAACTTCATGCTCTGGCAGGCGGCCTACAGCGAGTTCGTCTACTCCGACGTGCTCTGGCCCGACGTCGACCGCCGCCACCTGTGGGCCGCGATCGAGACCTACGCGCAGCGGGACCGGAGGTACGGCGGGGCGGTGCCGAACCAGACCCCCGCCGACCCTCTGGCCGAGCCCCGGTCCTAG
- a CDS encoding antibiotic biosynthesis monooxygenase family protein, with protein MLVVSRFRVSEAEAGEFRPGLQRAHEALAERPGYAAGWIGRNLDDPSLWTLVTTWENVGAYRRALSAYDVKLHAVPLLSRAIDEPSAYEVVEPGSDLNIQQTRSLG; from the coding sequence ATGCTGGTCGTGAGCAGGTTCCGGGTGTCCGAGGCCGAGGCGGGGGAGTTCCGTCCGGGCCTCCAGCGCGCGCACGAGGCGCTGGCCGAGCGCCCGGGGTACGCCGCCGGCTGGATCGGCCGCAACCTCGACGACCCGTCCCTGTGGACGCTGGTCACCACGTGGGAGAACGTCGGCGCCTACCGCCGCGCGCTGTCGGCGTACGACGTCAAGCTGCACGCGGTGCCGCTGCTGAGCCGTGCGATCGACGAGCCCAGCGCCTACGAGGTCGTCGAGCCGGGGTCCGACCTCAATATCCAGCAGACACGGTCGTTAGGCTGA
- a CDS encoding metal ABC transporter substrate-binding protein, producing MKLIPLAVACLSGSLVLGGCAAFTGSDTAGIQVATAFYPLEYVAQRVAGDLGTVQNLTAPGKEPHDLELTIRETAAVAGADLVVYESGFQPAVDAAVDQNSTGDVLDATDVVELEDYADGQVNPHFWQDPLRMAALGDAVAKHLADLDPDHADTYRTNAADLRSDLEDLDTAYADGLADCERTTIVVSHDAFGYLAKYGLDMAPIAGLSPDAEPTPADLAKLQDLIRSDGITTVFGERLVSPRLTQSLADDMGITAAVLDPLEGLTADDEDADYLSIMTDNLHALEKANGCS from the coding sequence ATGAAGCTGATACCGCTCGCGGTCGCCTGCCTGTCCGGCTCGCTGGTGCTCGGCGGCTGCGCCGCCTTCACCGGGTCGGACACCGCCGGCATCCAGGTCGCGACCGCGTTCTACCCGCTGGAGTACGTCGCGCAGCGGGTCGCCGGCGACCTCGGGACCGTGCAGAACCTCACCGCGCCGGGCAAGGAGCCGCACGACCTCGAGCTCACGATCCGCGAGACCGCCGCGGTGGCGGGGGCCGACCTGGTCGTCTACGAGTCCGGCTTCCAGCCCGCGGTCGACGCTGCCGTCGACCAGAACTCGACCGGCGACGTGCTCGACGCGACCGACGTGGTCGAGCTCGAGGACTACGCCGACGGGCAGGTGAACCCGCACTTCTGGCAGGACCCGCTGCGGATGGCGGCCCTGGGTGACGCCGTGGCCAAGCACCTCGCGGACCTCGACCCCGACCACGCCGACACCTACCGCACCAACGCCGCGGACCTCCGCAGCGACCTCGAGGACCTCGACACGGCGTACGCCGACGGCCTGGCCGACTGCGAGCGCACCACGATCGTGGTCTCGCACGACGCCTTCGGCTACCTCGCCAAGTACGGTCTCGACATGGCACCGATCGCCGGCCTCTCCCCCGACGCCGAGCCGACCCCGGCCGACCTGGCGAAGCTGCAGGACCTGATCCGCAGCGACGGGATCACCACGGTCTTCGGCGAGCGGCTCGTCAGCCCCCGGCTGACGCAGTCGCTGGCCGACGACATGGGCATCACCGCCGCGGTGCTCGACCCCCTCGAGGGGCTCACGGCCGACGACGAGGACGCGGACTACCTCTCGATCATGACCGACAACCTGCACGCGCTGGAGAAGGCGAACGGCTGCTCGTGA
- a CDS encoding RNA polymerase sigma factor translates to MDEPDFDALFHAHARRVTRLAALLGAPDPEDVAQEAFCRLYAHRGRLHGGPDKVVAYLNRIVVNDVRSRGRRAQTARRSAHLLPVPATTPGEDGDRQAVVDELARLPRRQREALVLRYWLDLPLAEVAEAMGVSTGTAKSTVSRGLAALSRALKEEL, encoded by the coding sequence GTGGACGAGCCCGACTTCGACGCGCTGTTCCACGCCCACGCCCGCCGCGTGACCCGCCTCGCCGCCCTGCTCGGTGCCCCGGACCCGGAGGACGTGGCGCAGGAGGCGTTCTGCCGGCTCTACGCCCACCGCGGCCGGCTCCACGGCGGCCCCGACAAGGTGGTCGCCTACCTCAACCGGATCGTCGTGAACGACGTCCGCAGCCGCGGTCGGCGCGCCCAGACCGCCCGCCGCTCGGCCCACCTGCTGCCGGTGCCGGCCACGACCCCCGGCGAGGACGGCGACCGCCAGGCCGTCGTCGACGAGCTGGCCCGGCTGCCCCGCCGCCAGCGCGAGGCGCTGGTGCTGCGCTACTGGCTCGACCTCCCGCTGGCCGAGGTGGCCGAGGCGATGGGGGTCAGCACGGGCACCGCCAAGTCCACCGTGTCGCGCGGCCTGGCCGCCCTGTCCCGGGCCCTGAAGGAGGAGCTGTGA
- a CDS encoding glycine--tRNA ligase, which produces MAKAPATTVDHVVSLCKRRGFVYPCGEIYGGTRSAWDYGPLGVELKDNIKRQWWKSMVQMRDDMVGLDSSVILPKKTWEASGHVDTFSDPLTECQSCHKRFRADHLQEEFAEKKGLDDPDAVDLATLACPNCGTRGAWTEPRQFSGLLKTYLGVIEDESGLHYLRPETAQGIFLNFANVVTSSRQKPPFGIAQIGKSFRNEITPGNFIFRTREFEQMEMEFFVKPGEDEEWHQYWIDERTKWYVDLGIDADNLRHYEHAQEKLSHYSKRTVDIEYRFRFAGSEWGELEGIANRTDFDLSTHSKASGQDLSYFDQANNERYTPYVIEPAAGLSRSLMTFLVDAYTEDEAPNTKGGVDKRVVLKLDPRLAPVKVAVLPLSRNADLSPKAKALSAELRRNWNVDFDDSGAIGRRYRRQDEIGTPYCVTVDFDTLDDNAVTVRERDTMAQERISLDGITSYFAERFVGC; this is translated from the coding sequence ATGGCCAAGGCCCCCGCGACCACCGTCGACCACGTCGTCTCGCTCTGCAAGCGCCGGGGGTTCGTCTACCCGTGCGGCGAGATCTACGGCGGCACCCGGTCGGCCTGGGACTACGGCCCGCTCGGCGTCGAGCTCAAGGACAACATCAAGCGCCAGTGGTGGAAGTCCATGGTGCAGATGCGCGACGACATGGTCGGCCTCGACTCCAGCGTGATCCTGCCCAAGAAGACCTGGGAGGCCAGCGGCCACGTCGACACGTTCTCCGACCCGCTGACCGAGTGCCAGTCCTGCCACAAGCGCTTCCGCGCCGACCACCTGCAGGAGGAGTTCGCGGAGAAGAAGGGCCTCGACGACCCGGACGCCGTCGACCTCGCCACGCTCGCCTGCCCCAACTGCGGCACCCGCGGCGCCTGGACCGAGCCGCGCCAGTTCTCCGGCCTGCTCAAGACCTACCTCGGCGTGATCGAGGACGAGTCCGGCCTGCACTACCTGCGCCCCGAGACCGCGCAGGGCATCTTCCTCAACTTCGCGAACGTCGTGACCTCGAGCCGCCAGAAGCCGCCGTTCGGCATCGCGCAGATCGGCAAGTCGTTCCGCAACGAGATCACCCCCGGCAACTTCATCTTCCGCACCCGTGAGTTCGAGCAGATGGAGATGGAGTTCTTCGTCAAGCCCGGCGAGGACGAGGAGTGGCACCAGTACTGGATCGACGAGCGCACGAAGTGGTACGTCGACCTCGGCATCGACGCCGACAACCTGCGGCACTACGAGCACGCCCAGGAGAAGCTGAGCCACTACTCCAAGCGGACCGTCGACATCGAGTACCGCTTCCGCTTCGCCGGCTCCGAGTGGGGCGAGCTCGAGGGCATCGCCAACCGCACCGACTTCGACCTGAGCACGCACTCGAAGGCGTCCGGCCAGGACCTCAGCTACTTCGACCAGGCCAACAACGAGCGGTACACCCCCTACGTCATCGAGCCGGCGGCCGGCCTCTCGCGCAGCCTGATGACCTTCCTCGTCGACGCCTACACCGAGGACGAGGCCCCCAACACCAAGGGCGGCGTCGACAAGCGCGTCGTGCTCAAGCTCGACCCGCGGCTCGCGCCGGTCAAGGTCGCCGTGCTGCCGCTGAGCCGCAACGCGGACCTGTCCCCGAAGGCCAAGGCGCTCTCGGCCGAGCTGCGCCGCAACTGGAACGTCGACTTCGACGACTCCGGCGCCATCGGCCGCCGCTACCGCCGCCAGGACGAGATCGGGACGCCGTACTGCGTGACGGTGGACTTCGACACCCTCGACGACAACGCCGTCACCGTGCGCGAGCGCGACACGATGGCGCAGGAGCGGATCAGCCTCGACGGCATCACGTCGTACTTCGCCGAGCGATTCGTCGGTTGCTGA
- a CDS encoding sensor histidine kinase, whose protein sequence is MLQEASPLRRRLLEVDDPDVRALQIVFTLLFVLDFVLRFVGAAGVALRSWPTAGLVLALVLTVFTLVRPVRPRTTALVALLPLLDLAALGLGRLNQQATGAGILAIVPALWLGRQLGRRGAVIAGAGTVLLVSVPALVYFGVDGITVSRSLLIPVVTTWAGLAIASALEKMRAASDVAEGRGHELNAALGTIDYQQRFSEAILDTVDVGLVLLDERGAYLTMNRRHQAFMDLAYPSGHAGMAGQLGLVYAEDGKRPLVREEMPTYRASQGEEFDDFRMWIGDDPVTNRAVSVSARTVKHRDGSFGGAALAYNDVTDFMRALQVKDEFVASVSHELRTPLTSIVGYVNILEERDDLPTDVHSHLSVVSRNTTRLQRLVADLLHTAQVDEGPMQVRRVPTDLSKIVRDAVEAATPAAAASGITIHAEMPERLEVMVDAQRMAQVVDNLISNAIKYSPDGGRVDVCLALDGGKVELAVKDTGLGIESSDRDRLFTRFFRSAHATKQSIQGVGLGLSITKSIVESHGGRIEVESELGRGSEFRVRIPRD, encoded by the coding sequence ATGCTGCAGGAGGCAAGCCCCTTGCGGCGACGGCTGCTCGAGGTGGACGACCCCGACGTCCGCGCGCTGCAGATCGTCTTCACGCTCCTCTTCGTCCTCGACTTCGTGCTCCGCTTCGTCGGTGCCGCCGGGGTGGCGCTCCGGTCCTGGCCCACCGCCGGCCTGGTGCTGGCCCTGGTGCTGACCGTGTTCACGCTGGTGCGCCCGGTCCGCCCGCGCACGACGGCCCTGGTCGCGCTGCTCCCGCTGCTCGACCTCGCGGCCCTCGGCCTGGGCCGCCTCAACCAGCAGGCCACGGGCGCGGGCATCCTCGCGATCGTCCCCGCGCTGTGGCTCGGGCGTCAGCTGGGCCGTCGCGGCGCCGTCATCGCCGGCGCAGGGACGGTGCTGCTCGTCAGCGTCCCGGCGCTCGTCTACTTCGGCGTCGACGGCATCACGGTGTCGCGCTCGCTGCTCATCCCCGTCGTGACCACCTGGGCCGGGCTCGCGATCGCGTCGGCCCTGGAGAAGATGCGGGCCGCCTCCGACGTGGCCGAGGGGCGCGGGCACGAGCTGAACGCCGCCCTGGGCACGATCGACTACCAGCAGCGGTTCTCCGAGGCGATCCTCGACACCGTCGACGTCGGCCTGGTGCTGCTCGACGAGCGTGGCGCCTACCTCACGATGAACCGCCGCCACCAGGCGTTCATGGACCTCGCCTACCCGTCGGGGCACGCGGGCATGGCCGGCCAGCTCGGCCTGGTCTACGCCGAGGACGGCAAGCGGCCGCTCGTGCGCGAGGAGATGCCGACGTACCGGGCGTCCCAGGGCGAGGAGTTCGACGACTTCCGGATGTGGATCGGTGACGACCCGGTCACCAACCGGGCGGTCTCCGTCTCGGCACGCACGGTCAAGCACCGCGACGGCAGCTTCGGGGGCGCCGCGCTGGCCTACAACGACGTCACGGACTTCATGCGCGCGCTGCAGGTCAAGGACGAGTTCGTCGCGTCGGTCTCGCACGAGCTGCGGACCCCGCTCACCTCGATCGTCGGCTACGTCAACATCCTCGAGGAGCGCGACGACCTCCCCACCGACGTGCACAGCCACCTGTCGGTCGTCTCGCGCAACACCACCCGCCTGCAGCGGCTGGTCGCCGACCTCCTCCACACCGCGCAGGTCGACGAGGGCCCGATGCAGGTACGCCGGGTGCCGACCGACCTGAGCAAGATCGTGCGCGACGCCGTCGAGGCGGCCACGCCGGCCGCCGCCGCCTCCGGGATCACCATCCACGCCGAGATGCCGGAGCGCCTGGAGGTGATGGTGGACGCCCAGCGGATGGCGCAGGTGGTGGACAACCTGATCTCCAACGCCATCAAGTACAGCCCCGACGGCGGCCGGGTCGACGTCTGCCTCGCGCTCGACGGCGGCAAGGTCGAGCTGGCCGTCAAGGACACCGGGCTCGGCATCGAGTCCTCCGACCGGGACCGGCTCTTCACCCGCTTCTTCCGCTCCGCGCACGCGACCAAGCAGTCCATCCAGGGCGTCGGCCTGGGGCTCAGCATCACGAAGTCGATCGTGGAGAGCCACGGCGGCCGGATCGAGGTCGAGAGCGAGCTCGGTCGCGGCAGCGAGTTCCGCGTCCGCATCCCGCGCGACTGA